TGTGACCAGTATTTAGGTTCAGGGACGATTAAACTTTGCACACACATTGCCAATGCCACATACGTTAATATCTACCTAATTTGTTGGGTATTTTATAAACTGTTTGCAAATCGTCGTTTTATGTCCTATCTTTGAAATGGTATTAAAAAAACTTTAGAATGTAATTGACTTCATCTTAAACGGATTGCAGTTGATAAAATAAAAAACAAGAACTCCCTTTTTGAATTGTAGAGGTATTTTACACCCATATCAGGCTTAACCTGTTAGCGGCACTTTCTAAAATAAACATTGCAAACTAATTTTTCTGTTATCAAGCTTTTCAACATGGAAAAAAAACTACCCTCTACAGAAGAATCGAATACAACAAACGACAATCAAAATGAAAACTGGTCGCAGCGATACATTACGCATGCGCCAACCGCTGTGTTTATAACCGACGAGAACCGGCTTTGTCTGGAAGTGAACCCTGCAGCCTGTGCCATTACTGAATACACTGAAGCAGAATTATTGAAAATGCAGATTTCATCGCTCATAGCACCCGAATATCAGGAGCAGGCAGCTGAACATTTCAGGATGATGGCCATGACAGGCAAAACAAATTGTGAAGTGGCTTTCCTGCGTAAAAACGGAACCAGGGGATTTTGGTCGGTAGACGCAGTAAAAATTTCGCCTACGCGCTTTATGTGTTTCACGCATGATATAACTGCCCGCAAGCAGGCTGAACAGGCACTGCTGAAAAGCGAAGAAAAATTCAGGAAGGCTTTTATGACCAGCCCCGATGCTGTTACTATTACACGCCTGCGCGACGGGATGTTCATTTCGGTGAATGATGGATTCAAAAAAATATTGGATTATACAGATGAAGAAGTTGTAGGTATCAGCTCACTGAAACTGAATATTTATCAGAATCAAAAAGACAGAGAAAACGTTGTTGAAGAGCTCAGAATAAAAGGATACATTAATAATTACGAAGCACCATTTGTGACAAAAAGCGGAGCAATTGTTTATGGTTTGATGTCTGCTTCCATTATTGAATTAGAAACAGAACTTTATATTTTAAGCATCACCCGCGATATCAGTGCACGAAAACTGGCAGAAGCATCTCTTATTGAAAGCGAATCACGCTTGCGTGCCATTACCGACTCGGCACAGGATGCAATATTAATGATGGACTCCACCGGTGCAATTTGTTTCTGGAATCAAAGCGCCGAGCGGATTCTCGGATACGCACATAAGGAAGCCATGGGAAAGAAGTTGCATATGCTATTAGCGCCACAGCGCTATCATGAAGCACACCAGGCGGCATTTCCCGAATTTTTAAGCAGCGGAAAAGGTCCGGCAATTGGCAAGACACTTAACCTGCATGCCCTGCGAAAAGACGGAAAAGAGATTGCGATTGAGTTGTCTCTTTCGGCAATCAGAATCAAAAACGAATGGCAGGCTTTGGGTATCATACGTGACATAAACGATCGTATAAAAAGAGATGAAGAAATAAAAACAAAAACATTGGAACTTGAACGTTTCAACAACCTGATGATAGGGCGGGAACTAAAAATGATGGAACTCAAAAATGAGGTTAACCAGCTGCTTGTTAAATCAGGCAGTAAACCAAAATACAAAGTTGTAGGTAATGATTAATTCAGGCTTAACCGATACACAGAGCAATGACGTAGAGCTTATCTGCAATTATATTGTGCAAGAATACGGCAGAGATCTTCGCGTATACAGCCACGTATTTCTCATGAACAGCATCGCATTCAGAATAGCTGAAACGGGAGCGTCTTCGGCTGTTGAATATGTCGAATTACTCAAATCAGACGCTTCCGAAATCAACAGGTTGTTCAATTCAATGAATATACCTTACAGCGTATTTTTCAGGAATATGATTGATTTTTCAATTATCGAACAATTTGTGCTGCCCGAATTATTTAATCACCACCTTGCCGATAAAGCGCCCATGGTGAGGATATGGTCGGCAGGATGTGCAACAGGTCAGGAATCGTATTCGCTGATGATGCTTGCAGACAAATTCCGGCAGAAACATCCCAGAAGCAGCCCGGCCATTGTTTTCGGTACCGATATTTCGGATGAATCTCTGGCGCTTGCAGCCACAGGAAAATTTGATGCACGCTGCATTCAGAATGTACGATTGTCGCAGCTCGATGAATACTTCACTTACACCGAAAACAGCTATACCGTAAAAAGTGAATTGAAATGCGGCGTGGAGTTTTCCCGTTATGATATGCTTGATGCGAATACGTCATCACCGCCATCGGGCATTTTTGGCGGCTTTGATATGATTTGTTGCTGCAACCTGCTTATTTATTATAAACCCGAAATTCAGCAGGCCATTATCAATAAATTATTCCGGGCGCTCAGACCCAAGGGATTTCTGATGGTTGATGCCTCTGAAAGAGCTTTGTTAAGGCAGCATCAGGGATTTATAGCGTACTCTAATGTATCTAACTTGTTTGTAAAACTATAAATTGCTACATGAAAAAACAGGGACTATTTCAGCACATTAAAATACGGGCATTGTTGTCATGGGGATTCGGAATTCTCTTGACTATTGTGACGTTTATAGGATTCAATTCCGTCAGGCAATCGAACCTGATATGGAAAGACACCTCCGATCTGTTTAATCATCCGTTCAAAGTGAACATTGCCGTGCGCGAAATACAGCGCGATGTAATTTCTATGCACCGCTCACTTAAAGACGCCATATTATCGGAGAATGATTTTGAGCTTAATAAGTATGTTGCTAAAATAGAAGCCAACAAAATTGCCGTTCAAAAGAATTTCGACCTCGTTTATTCATTGTATCTGGGTAATAAAACAACAGTAGACAGTGCCTACGAAGCATTTAACAACTGGGATATGGTACGCGACTCCACCCTGCTGCTTCGCCGACAGGGTAAAATTGAAGAGGCAGCCTACAGAACAACCCACAGTGCTGAGCTGTACGAGAGAGATATGATGAGCCGCATCAAACGTCTCGAAGATTTTGCAATGGCCAAGGCAAAATCGTTTTATGCTGCCGCCGAAGTCAAAAAGAACAGTCAGCTGACTCAGATTCTAACAATTATAGGCATATTGACACTGCTCATTATTGTCTTTTTTATTTTGATTATCCGCAGCATCAGCATCCCGCTCAAAGAAATTACGGGGGTTGCGGAACAACAGCAGCGAGGCGATTTTTCGGCACGTTCCAAAATTGTTTCCAATAATGAGATGGGACAATTTGCACAATCATTCAACCGCATGGCCGAAAGTATAGAACATGAGCTGAATATTCAATCGGATGCTGCCGAAGTGGGATACGTGTTTCTTGACAACACAGACCTGATGTCGGCAGCTCAGAATTTAGTTTCCCTGTTACTTGTAAAAACAAATTCCAACCTTGGCGTCATTTATTTTCTGGACGAAGCCTCGGGCATGTTCGAACCATTGTTTTCTGCAGGGATGTCGGGTGCAAAGGTCCATAGTTTTTCAGGCACTAATTTTGAAGGAGAATTTGGTCGTGTACTTCTCGAAAAAAAGCGCGTTCATATAAAAGACATCCCCGACGATACTATATTTGAGTTTGTAACGGTAGCGGGCACTTTCAGACCCAAAGAAATTTTGAATATCCCGATAACACAGAAGGAAAAGGTTCTTGCCATTATTTCTCTGGCAAGCGTTTACAATTACACTACCAAGATGCTTGACCTGCTCACCATTTCCGAAAAAAATATCAGCATCGGTATAAACAAAGCAATCATTTTAGACAAAATACGGGAGTATTCGCAAGCGCTCGACAATCAGAATTCGTTGCTTGAAAACCAGTCGAAAGAACTCAAATTACAAACCGAAGAACTGCACGAGCAAAATGCAGAGCTGGAAATGCAGAAACGACAGATCAACGAAGCGAGCCGCCTGAAAAGTGAGTTTCTCTCAAACATGAGTCATGAACTGAGAACGCCGCTGAATTCGGTAATTGCGTTATCGGGCGTGTTAAATAAGCGACTTGAAAAACGCATTCCGGAAGAAGAATACAGTTATCTTGAAATCATAGAACGAAACGGCAAACTGCTGCTGCACCTCATCAACGACATTCTTGACCTTTCAAGGATTGAGTCGGGAAAAGTGGAATATCGTTATAACAGCTTCTCTATAAAAGACCTTGCAAATTCAATCATTGAGCAGCTGCAAACTGCCGCCGACGAAAAAGGCATACTGCTGCTGAATAAAATTCCGGATGACCTTCCATTGCTGAAAAGCGATGTTTCCAAGTGCCATCACATTTTGCAAAACCTGCTTGACAACGCGGTAAAATTCACCGATAAAGGCTCTGTTGAGATTATCGCCGCCGTAGTAAAAGACCACGTTCATATTATCATTAAAGACACAGGCATCGGCATTCCGGCTGAAAATCTGTCGCAGATATTTGATGAATTTCTTCAGGTCGACGGCAGCTCATCGCGCAAGCACAAAGGCACCGGACTCGGACTTGCCATTGCTAAAAAGTATTGCCTGCTGCTCGATGGCCAAATAGATGTAGTAAGCGCCGTGGGAAAAGGCTCTTTGTTTACCGTAATACTGCCGCTTGAACCTTCAGAAAAACGCGCTGAGGAAGCCGGCGATTTCATGAACAGCATTGAGCGCCCTTCACTGATGCAACCGCTGCTTATAAGAGATGCGAATGCTCCGTTAAAAACACTCCTGATAGTGGAAGATAACGAAGCTGCGATTGTACAACTGACAGAAATACTGGAACAGCAAGGCTTCCATATTCAGGTTGCCCGAAACGGTCTTGAAGCACTGGAGTTTGTGAATTTCAAAATACCCGATGCCATTATTCTTGACCTTATGATGCCCGAAATGGACGGGTTTGAGGTACTGGAGAACATTCGCGGTACGGTTAAAACAGCCAAGATTCCGGTAGTAATTCTTACCTCTAAATATCTAAGCAACGAGGAGCTGAAAAAACTATCTCAAAATAACGTACATCAGCTCATTCAGAAAGGCGATGTGAGCAAATCGGAGTTACTTGTTATTGTACAAAGCATCTTTGGCGAAAAAGCTGCGCCTGAAAAGTCGCAAAAACGAACCAAACATATTGACATAAAAAAAGGGAAAGCGAGCATTCTGGTTATCGAAGACAATGCCGATAATGTAATGACGGTGAAAGCAATTATTGGCGAAAACCATTTTGTTACGGTAGCAGAAGATGGCGCTGACGGTATTAAAAAAGCGAAAAACAATCCACCCGACCTGATACTTCTGGATATTTCGCTGCCGGGCATGGACGGTTATGCTGTTTTGGACGAACTTAAAAAAGACAGCAGCCTGACTCAAATACCCATAATTGCGCTCACTGCCCGTGTAATGAAAGGCGACCGTGAACACATCCTGAATTATGGTTTCGACGATTATATTTCGAAGCCTGTTGACCTTGATGAATTTGAGAACACACTGAAAAAGTATATTGAATAGTTCAATCAATTTTAGGGCATGATAAAAATATTAGCGATTGATGATAACCCCGACAACCTGACCGTACTGAGTGCGATGCTTTCGGATGCGTTTCCCGATTCGCGCACCATAAAAGCCAACTCGGGGAAAGAAGGCATATTGATGGCACGCACAGAGCGCCCCGATGTTATTCTGCTCGACCTTGCCATGCCTGTAATGGATGGTTTTGAAACATGCAGGATTTTAAAGAACGATGAAGTGCTGAACCGCATCCCGGTGATTGTTCTTACGGCCATTAAAACAGACCGTCAGAGCCGAATCAAAGTTCTGAAGATTGGCGCAGAGTCCTTCCTCACCAAGCCGGTAGAAATCGCTGAGCTAACGGCTCAGGTATCGTCGATGGTTCGGATGAAAAAATCGGAAGACAAGATTCGGGAAGAAAACATACAGCTCGAACAGCTTGTTCAGGAGCGTACGCTGAAGTTGTCGAATGAGCTTAAAATGCGTGAAGAAACAGAGCGTGAACTAAAATCCTCCTTAAGCGCGCTTCAGTCAAGCAAACATGCGGCACTGAATCTTCTGGAAGACCTTAAATCGGAGAACGAAGAACGTCGCCGGGTTGAAGAAGAAGTGCGTAAACTGAACGAAGAACTGGAGCTGCGCGTAACAGAGCGAACGGCTCAGCTTGAAGCGGCCAACAAAGACCTTGAGTCGTTTTCGTATTCCATTTCACATGACCTTCAATCGCCTTTACGTCATATCAGCGGTTTTGCCGATATGCTTGCCAGCGATTATAAAGAAAATCTGCCCGAAGAGGCTCAGCATTTTTTGGAGACGATTATAAAAAATGCCAAGTTGATGGCCGTATTGATTGATGACCTTCTTGAATTTTCGAGAACGAGCCGCAAGGAAATCCTGACGACCGAGCTGGATATGAATAAAGTGGTTGAGGGCGCCAGGCTTCAGGTTGTAGTGCCGCAGGATGAAGCCAGAATCGATTGGCAGATATCAGACCT
The sequence above is drawn from the Bacteroidota bacterium genome and encodes:
- a CDS encoding PAS domain S-box protein, with product MEKKLPSTEESNTTNDNQNENWSQRYITHAPTAVFITDENRLCLEVNPAACAITEYTEAELLKMQISSLIAPEYQEQAAEHFRMMAMTGKTNCEVAFLRKNGTRGFWSVDAVKISPTRFMCFTHDITARKQAEQALLKSEEKFRKAFMTSPDAVTITRLRDGMFISVNDGFKKILDYTDEEVVGISSLKLNIYQNQKDRENVVEELRIKGYINNYEAPFVTKSGAIVYGLMSASIIELETELYILSITRDISARKLAEASLIESESRLRAITDSAQDAILMMDSTGAICFWNQSAERILGYAHKEAMGKKLHMLLAPQRYHEAHQAAFPEFLSSGKGPAIGKTLNLHALRKDGKEIAIELSLSAIRIKNEWQALGIIRDINDRIKRDEEIKTKTLELERFNNLMIGRELKMMELKNEVNQLLVKSGSKPKYKVVGND
- a CDS encoding CheR family methyltransferase — its product is MINSGLTDTQSNDVELICNYIVQEYGRDLRVYSHVFLMNSIAFRIAETGASSAVEYVELLKSDASEINRLFNSMNIPYSVFFRNMIDFSIIEQFVLPELFNHHLADKAPMVRIWSAGCATGQESYSLMMLADKFRQKHPRSSPAIVFGTDISDESLALAATGKFDARCIQNVRLSQLDEYFTYTENSYTVKSELKCGVEFSRYDMLDANTSSPPSGIFGGFDMICCCNLLIYYKPEIQQAIINKLFRALRPKGFLMVDASERALLRQHQGFIAYSNVSNLFVKL
- a CDS encoding response regulator, whose product is MKKQGLFQHIKIRALLSWGFGILLTIVTFIGFNSVRQSNLIWKDTSDLFNHPFKVNIAVREIQRDVISMHRSLKDAILSENDFELNKYVAKIEANKIAVQKNFDLVYSLYLGNKTTVDSAYEAFNNWDMVRDSTLLLRRQGKIEEAAYRTTHSAELYERDMMSRIKRLEDFAMAKAKSFYAAAEVKKNSQLTQILTIIGILTLLIIVFFILIIRSISIPLKEITGVAEQQQRGDFSARSKIVSNNEMGQFAQSFNRMAESIEHELNIQSDAAEVGYVFLDNTDLMSAAQNLVSLLLVKTNSNLGVIYFLDEASGMFEPLFSAGMSGAKVHSFSGTNFEGEFGRVLLEKKRVHIKDIPDDTIFEFVTVAGTFRPKEILNIPITQKEKVLAIISLASVYNYTTKMLDLLTISEKNISIGINKAIILDKIREYSQALDNQNSLLENQSKELKLQTEELHEQNAELEMQKRQINEASRLKSEFLSNMSHELRTPLNSVIALSGVLNKRLEKRIPEEEYSYLEIIERNGKLLLHLINDILDLSRIESGKVEYRYNSFSIKDLANSIIEQLQTAADEKGILLLNKIPDDLPLLKSDVSKCHHILQNLLDNAVKFTDKGSVEIIAAVVKDHVHIIIKDTGIGIPAENLSQIFDEFLQVDGSSSRKHKGTGLGLAIAKKYCLLLDGQIDVVSAVGKGSLFTVILPLEPSEKRAEEAGDFMNSIERPSLMQPLLIRDANAPLKTLLIVEDNEAAIVQLTEILEQQGFHIQVARNGLEALEFVNFKIPDAIILDLMMPEMDGFEVLENIRGTVKTAKIPVVILTSKYLSNEELKKLSQNNVHQLIQKGDVSKSELLVIVQSIFGEKAAPEKSQKRTKHIDIKKGKASILVIEDNADNVMTVKAIIGENHFVTVAEDGADGIKKAKNNPPDLILLDISLPGMDGYAVLDELKKDSSLTQIPIIALTARVMKGDREHILNYGFDDYISKPVDLDEFENTLKKYIE
- a CDS encoding ATP-binding protein, with product MIKILAIDDNPDNLTVLSAMLSDAFPDSRTIKANSGKEGILMARTERPDVILLDLAMPVMDGFETCRILKNDEVLNRIPVIVLTAIKTDRQSRIKVLKIGAESFLTKPVEIAELTAQVSSMVRMKKSEDKIREENIQLEQLVQERTLKLSNELKMREETERELKSSLSALQSSKHAALNLLEDLKSENEERRRVEEEVRKLNEELELRVTERTAQLEAANKDLESFSYSISHDLQSPLRHISGFADMLASDYKENLPEEAQHFLETIIKNAKLMAVLIDDLLEFSRTSRKEILTTELDMNKVVEGARLQVVVPQDEARIDWQISDLPVIKGDYSLLLLVWINLIGNAIKYSKNRERAIIKIDCRESEHEYIFSISDNGVGFDMQYSQKLFGVFQRMHSSKGFEGTGIGLANVRNIITRHGGSVWAEAEEDKGATFYISLPRS